The DNA segment AGGCGTTGCAGCGCCCCCGCGATGTCGCTTGCGCTGTCGAGCCGGGCATTGCCGTAGCCATCGTAGCCGTTGCGCCGCGCCTTGAGGATCAGCGGCCAGCCGTAACGCTCGGCGGCCCGTACAATATCGTCGGGCGTTTCGACGGCGGCAAACTGCGGCACCGGCAGATCGTGCGCGGCGAGCGCCTGCTTCTGCGCGAGCTTATCCTGAATGATCCGCAGCGCGCTCGCGCCCGGCAGCACCGTCTTGCCCCAGGCGACAAGCTGCTCCAGAATCCGCGCGTCGACAAACTCGTTTTCGAGCGTCACGACCTCGACGGCGTCGGCAAAGGCGCGCAGCGTGGCCGTGTCGCTCCACGCGCCGACGATCTCGCGGCTGGTCAGCCGCCCGGCGGGACTATCCGCCGCCTCCGATAGAATCGCAACATCGATCCCCAGCGGAATGGCCGCCTGGATCGTCATGCGGGCAAGCTGTCCGCCGCCCAGAATCCCAAGCCGTTGCATCTGTGTTTGCATCAGGTTTGTTTGCCTATGATCAGTCATGGACTTAAGTATAGCCAGGGTGGCGCGCTTTGTCGAAAATGGGATTGTCCGGCTGGCGGCGCGCCCCATGTCTCTACCAACCGGCGCATATTTCATGCTACTATAAACGTACGATGCTCGTCTGGGCGCGTGGCGATGGTGCCGCGCCTACTGCAAAAGGGGAAACACATGCCTCCGATGGCGAAAATGGATTACATCTGGTTCAACGGCGAACTGGTGGAATGGGACAAAGCCACGATTCACGTCCTGTCGCACGTCGTGCATTATGGCTCCAGTGTCTTTGAAGGGGTACGCTGCTACGAAACGGCTAACGGCCCCGCCATCTTTCGCCTCCGGGACCACACCCGCCGTCTGTTCAACTCCGCCAAGATCTACCGCATGCCCATGCCCTACACCGAGGAGCAGATCAACCAGGCCTGCCGCGATATTGTGAAGGCGAATCGGCTGCGCAGCGCG comes from the Herpetosiphonaceae bacterium genome and includes:
- the purK gene encoding 5-(carboxyamino)imidazole ribonucleotide synthase, whose product is MKYAPVGRDMGRAASRTIPFSTKRATLAILKSMTDHRQTNLMQTQMQRLGILGGGQLARMTIQAAIPLGIDVAILSEAADSPAGRLTSREIVGAWSDTATLRAFADAVEVVTLENEFVDARILEQLVAWGKTVLPGASALRIIQDKLAQKQALAAHDLPVPQFAAVETPDDIVRAAERYGWPLILKARRNGYDGYGNARLDSASDIAGALQRLGWPERTLLVEQNVPFVRELAVLVARDPSGRSVTYPVVETVQRNHICHIVRAPAPVEPSVALRTTELARAAVETVGGVGITAVELFQTAAGDVLINELAPRPHNSGHFSIDACHTSQFENHLRAVLHLPLGDPALRTPAAVMVNLLGTRSGTTQPRGLDRALAIPEVHVQLYGKRDVRQGRKMGHVTALGGSVQEAEARALAAAQAIEL